From Suncus etruscus isolate mSunEtr1 chromosome 6, mSunEtr1.pri.cur, whole genome shotgun sequence, one genomic window encodes:
- the RPS8 gene encoding 40S ribosomal protein S8 gives MGISRDNWHKRRKTGGKRKPYHKKRKYELGRPAANTKIGPRRIHTVRVRGGNKKYRALRLDVGNFSWGSECCTRKTRIIDVVYNASNNELVRTKTLVKNCIVLIDSTPYRQWYESHYALPLGRKKGAKLTPEEEEILNKKRSKKIQKKYEERKKNAKISSLLEEQFQQGKLLACIASRPGQCGRADGYVLEGKELEFYLRKIKARKGK, from the exons ATGG GCATCTCCCGGGACAACTGGCACAAGCGCCGCAAGACCGGAGGCAAGAGAAAGCCCTACCATAAGAAGCGGAAGTATGAGCTGGGGCGCCCGGCCGCCAACACCAAG ATTGGCCCTCGCCGCATTCACACTGTTCGAGTCCGGGGAGGCAACAAGAAGTACCGTGCTTTGAGGCTGGACGTGGGCAACTTCTCCTGGGGCTCAGAAT GTTGTACTCGGAAAACCAGGATCATTGATGTTGTCTACAATGCATCCAATAATGAGCTGGTCCGTACCAAAACCCTGGTGAAGAACTGCATCGTGCTCATAGACAGCACACCATACCGGCAGTGGTATGAGTCCCACTACGCGCTGCCCCTTGGTCGCAAAAAGGGAGCTAAACTG ACTCCTGAAGAGGaagaaattttaaacaaaaagcggtcaaagaaaattcagaagaaatatgaggaaaggaaaaagaatgccAAAATCAGCAGTCTTCTGGAGGAACAGTTCCAGCAGGGAAAACTTCTTG CATGCATCGCTTCGAGACCAGGTCAGTGTGGCCGAGCAGATGGCTATGTTCTAGAGGGCAAGGAGCTGGAATTCTATCTGCGGAAAATCAAGGCCCGAAAAGGCAAATAA